tgaagcaatctcagttctgaactcaagactatctTTGTAGATCTGAAACgatatattgagaatcataatatcaatattcaattctcaattcaacactgaatctgattaatccggatttaattcaaataacagcataacgacacaatctcagtatccccgtcaataccatatcaacagacatcaattacaaatcataaccatatccgatacaatttgtaatccattcataatccaaatctgtccgatttcatatcaatataatcagaaaatcataacaattccataatcagtccgtttcttaatctgacttcgattctatgatgtctaacctgtccagaacatcatatatgaattccatgcaattctgacaacatcataatttcaaaacatgtcaaaacgtagtaaaacttacgtccagttgtagcctacgttgctaggaactcggtactgcagtcagattcaaaatcagacggacggatttttcacaaaaggcgtaaggatttttcacaacttCACAGAGACTTTTCTCGACTCTTTTCTCGGAAAAATGAAGGATTTTCGTacgttttgtatatatatatatatatatatatatacattcacgCATGTAAAGCAAATGACGAACTCTacgcgcaacacgtctcgcgcatatgcgcgacctaaatcggcgcatatgcgcgagaccttctggtcttcgcacatttcttttcggcagctcgcgcatatgcgcgacaccttccgcgcatatgcgcgagactctctggagttgtgaTTGAACTTccacacagctcgcgcatatgcgcgccttcctgtcGAATTCGCGCATATGTGATTGAACttccgcacatatgcgcgagaccttctatccaattcgcgcatgtgcgccgatggtactgtcctcgcacctACACtttcacacgttacttcaaatcgtgtctcggttaatcctttcataatcatatcaaattataaatcaataattacagattactaggattaaatttccgggcattacaTACAAACCTCGAGTAATTCaataaaaacaaatatcaatatatttaaattgtatTTAATGCATCTCGATTTTAAATTCCGTGTTTTTTAAGTCAAGTGCCATTTATCCATTTGCGAAAAAGTTGTGTTTTGAGACAGAGCTTGTAGCCCAATAATCTAACATATATGCTTATTCAGTGAGAACTTGAATTCGAATCTCGTCCCCTCTCCAAGTAATAGTTTAAAAAGTTGTGTTTTTTTGGGTATTTATATAGGAGCTAAATAATATCTTCTCTGTTCAAATATCGTGTTAAttcttttttaatattttgatggtaataaatttttgttttttattttcatcagcGTGTAATTTGAAAATCGAGCATTTGAGGCTCggaaaaaatcttttaaaaccAAATTTCATGCAAAAATCTAATGAACGAAAGGCGCTCTGAATTTTGATTAATTTTCCTATTTACTCACTAAACGTATTTTCTCACTAACGTATTTCTTTATGACATTAGAATAAAATTATGTGCTTCGGGAAGATTTTGCATTATAAAAGTGTTTTTGACACAAATCATTTATCATAGCATATTTGATTTCTCGAaatcaatattattttatttttaatcaattCTAATTCTCCTAGTTTGaattctctactttatttcTTAGTAAAATTAACTCTTAAAacacaaaatttaaataaaaaaaaaaaacgaaatggAACCACATAATTCATAAGAGCAGTGTTCTAAAAAAAAATCCGCGCTTAATCTTGAAGCTCAACAAAAATGTCCCGCTTCGAAGAAAAGCGAAAAAAAGCGGTTAAACTTTAGCTTGACCGAATTAAGCGTAATTAAAACGTTTAATTAAGTGTGCTTAAGCGCAACTAATCACAtcgatttatttttaattttttttattttgaagatatttctttttattttaaaataacaaattaggtttataatttagatgtttattttttaattttaatcatAATTAAGCATGTCTAATAATGATGTGACaaatatttagcattttttaATGTGATCTAattgcaaaaacaaataaaaattgtaattttgagaattttatgtttttataaatatgaaaattaatgcatcaagacttaaatttatcatatttatgtattattttatctatttattagttcgagataattataattactctaaagataaaaaatgatttttcgcACTTAAGCTTGTACTAATCTCGCTTAAGCTTAAAAAGCTTGGAACTCGACATTCGCGCTTGAGGATGCTTCATGCTTTTTTAGAACCTTGCACAAGAGTGAGTAGTTGATCTAATAAAAGATTGAATAAATGAAATGGTCACTGATCGACAAGATTCACAcaatataaaaagaaaaatcacTATATTATCAACACCCCTTTATCCTAGTGTTTTTGTCCACAAGGTGAATTCCATCAAAAGAGGAAATTTCATCTTAATCTCACCCCTATATTCTAAGGGCAAAAATTCGATTTCTGCTGATACCATTTTTGTTTGAGCTACCTGGTTTTGTTAATTAAGCCATCTCCAAGACCTTAATGTGTCCCATGGAATTTGCAGCAACTAAGGTGGAAGACTGACCACGCCAACACACAGATGAAACAAACTGTGTCGAATCGTCCACTTCATCAACAGAAAATGCATCACTGCTGTTGAATTTACAAGACAGGGCAGGCATAGGCAAAGCCTTGTGGTAAACAAAAACCTGCTTGGTGATGGAATATCTTGGTATGAGTTTCAAAAGACGTTAATAGAGTTAAAGTATCAGAAATACCCAAAAACCTGCTCGGTGATGGAATCTCTTGGTATGAGTTTCATAATTAATAGAGTTAAAGTATCAGAAATACCGAGAAAAATAACATGTCCCAAGACAAGAAAGCACTATATTGAGTAGACTATAGGATACCTCATTTGTTTCTGAACCAGTTGCAATAAATCCTTCAGAAACAGACAAGCCCACAAAATTCTGAAACAGAGTAATGTTTCATCATCAGTTTTAAATGGAACACTCATAAGCCCCACGAGAGAAGCACAAGTAGAGTCATTTTTAAGAAATTCCTTTCTTCATAAATTTCGAATACCAATAGCTGAGTGATGGTGATTTAAACAGAGCGAGAAGCATGAGGGAGGGGCTAAGAGAGAATCTAAACTCAAAAGATACTCGTTCATGCTAAAGAATACAATGAAACTATACCTTGACATTCAGGTGACCCGTGAATGACTGCATAGGACAGTCAAGAACTCTTGAATTACACATTGACAAATCCCAGAGCTTTAGCGTATTATCAGTGGAAGCAGACACAAGTGTAGTTGAATCTATGAACTTCACATAGCTCACTGTTTTATGGTGCCCAACTAGAGTGCACAAGGGCATTTTTGAATTACGAAGATCGTAATAATATATCCTATGATCAGCAGACCCAAATGCTAGACAATGAGCAGAGTCTGACGGAAATTGCACACAGCAAACATTGGCCTTTGTCTTAATAGTACCGACACTTGCTCCCTGCAGAAACTACCTATGTAAGAGAACTTATCTTATCACACATCCATAATCTAATGCATACAGCAAATGATAACTAGATGCTGTAGTACGTTTAGTTTCAAAGCTGACATCCACCAAGTGCAAAAATAGAATTGCCTGATTGATATTCCAAAGCTTAACTGAACCATCATCACTCCCACTGGCAAGCATTGTTGGATCTGCCATGGAAAAGTCGACAGACCATACGCGACGTTCATGCTCTTTCATTTCCAAGAAAATCTGACTTCTTGTGGCATCCCATACCTGGACAACATATCGAGTGAAAATCAATGATTGGTAAGAGAATACTTGCGAGTAAATAATGTAAGAGTGCACTTTGGAAAGATGGATTTGAGATCCATGGATTTAGATTATAGTTTTATTGATAACAACAAAACAATtgatcaaatcttaaattcatatCTTACTTTTTCCACATTAGTTATACAAagtaaaatgtatttcaaaTGACACAATTATTGGATTAACTTGAAATTCATTCTAATTAACATGAAGTAAAATACATGTATTTGAAAAATCCATCCATCCAAGCTCAACAACGGATTTTAAATTCAAGTTACCTGCACCACACCTTCAAAGTTACTTGAAGCAATCTGACTCTTAATGTAGCCACTCCAACATACACTGCTAAGTTTAGTTCCACTTGCCATTTCAACGACAGGGTAACGAATATCCCGATCTCCATTCAAGATTGAGTTATATTCGAAAACTTTGATCTTTTTGCTTACCCCAGCTGTAGCAAAAAACTCTCCATCACGGTCGAAGCTAAGGGAACATATCAGGTTAGATGAATTTAAGAGATCCCCTTGTTTCAAGTCTGCTTTAACTTTGAGCATACTGAAAGACAAATACTTGCATAACCCTTCTAGAAAAGTATTTATCCATCCACTTTTTCCACGCTCATTACGCATTTCTTTAGATCTTGGATTCGTTAAACAGCTTCTTTCAGTGACAACAGCAGATCTTTTACCATCACTACTGACGAGAGAATGTCTAGGCAGCGGTAGGCTAGTTGCTTTGACATCCCTGCGTCTCGTTGAATAGTAAGCTGATTCcaatttctgaaaattcttcaTGAGCCGAGAACTTCTGGACAGAATGCTTCCTTGATCTCCACCACGTGTCTCTATGCAATTAGAGTCATCAGGTTCAGTGTAAAATTCCTGCCTGGTTCGCTTTCTGCTCCCTGAGCTTCCAAAATCATCATGAGGAGCAACCTTCATCAAATCAGAGGATGAATGTGTACTTTTGTCCAATTTTAATTCCAAATCTCCTTTAAGCCTGAGACCGGTTTGCAACTTTGTGACTTCTTCTACATCTTCAGCTATAAAGGCTATTGTCTCACTTAAGCTATCTGAAGCATCATGTTTTCTCTGTTGCAATAGCATAAGAAATTCCAGAAGCAACTCCTGCTCCTCTATCTTTTCTGGAAGATCTATAATAGCTTCTTGTTCATCTAACACATCTCTTGGTGAATTCAAAAAATAACTTCGTAACAGCTCACTGCAAGACAGTGTGCAGAAGGAGGTGAGAATGGGCAAATCTGTTCCATTTCAATAAATGAGAGTGGAGATACAAGGACTAAATGATTCCATCCAATGATATTTTACATATCTTTCCCATGATAAGGTCATATTTCGGACCTCGAACTCATCACATTACTACAGAGAAGCAATTTTTTTTGAAGAGTGTATATTCTACTGAACAAAAATGTCAACACTTGAACAAAAAAACTATTCAACTCAAAAAGGTTCATGATCAAGAGCTTAAACGTGAAACAGTACAACAGCTAGAAACCTTTATTTGGAATATGGAATTGGATGGTAAGCAATTTAGAAAAAATCTGGCAGTAGCTGAAGCTTCAGGACTAAAATGGAATGAAACGACAAAAAAGTACCTTATCTTAGGGCGGTTACTTGGCTCAGGGTGCAGCAACCACAAACAAAATGAAACTTCTTTAGGCCACTTAAGAAGCAATTGAGATGGAAACACACGATGCCTCAGGTTTTCCATCGTTGTGCATTTCTCTTCCAGGGAAGCAGAAGTGTAAAATAGCTGCTAACAGGTTAGCATTTAGTGACATGCTAGATATGAAATCCATCATATTTAAACATCTATGCCAAATAAATTACGAGGAAAATGGTTAGCAATCCCAGAAAATTAATCTCACAGCATTTAGTTTATTAAAACGTGTCCATCACTGACCTCAAAAAGCAAGACTCCGAGCCTATAAATATCAGAGGCACCAGAAATAGGATCACCCACAATTTCTTCCGGACTACTATACCAATTTGATTCCATGAGCATCATTTGTTTCATTGAAAAAGAGTGCTTCTCATCTCCCGTTTGTGCACTGCTAATGTCTTCCAAGGAATGCATGACCTGAGCTGAGTTTGACTGCAAGCAATTGGTTTCGGAATTCAACCGTGAATCAGCATTGACTGGATTACTCGCCAGCCAAGGACCTGGTGTGCCTTTTAGACTTCCTGAACTATGGTATGAGAAAGAGTCAAGAGACCAAGAAGAACACTTGATCTCAGCTGTTCGGCTGTTTGATCTATGTTCCGGCTCTGAGAAAGAAACAGCCTCAACAAAAGAAACATGATTGAATGAGGACATGACAAAGCATGAGGGCCGAACATTTTGAACAACATTTCCATGAGAATGAGCTTCGTTCACAATGTCCACAATTTGAGAATATATGTGAAAACATTCAAGAGCATTAACTGCCCTTTGTGGATTATCCAACCAATGTCTCAAACTAACATTATTACATTCCAAGGCCTTAACAACAGGACCTCTCACTTCGTCACCATCATCAGCTCCAACCGGAGTACTATAATTGTGGATACGTGGCCAGAGCGCTTTTTCTCTCCCTTTCCTTACTGGTATAAACCCATAATCATGTGATGCAGTATCCCGTGAAAATCTGTTCGTACTTCCTCGAAGATTCCTGAGATTCGAATTCAAACCTCTAGAACTATCTGACAGCTCTCTATTCCGGAGTGATGAAGAACTCAACTCCCTACAGCTATCAGAACTCTGCCAAGCACCCTCAGAAGACCCCTTCATCGTATACTTGCCGGAAGACCTATGTATACACACAAAGAACTGCAGAATGAAGGATCAACACATTTCTATCAATGTCTTTCGAGTTTCCCCACGACCACCCCATCCCAATTCATGAGtccattttcttgaaaatcaagaaaaataacaCCTGCGTGGCCGATCATCTAACACCACTCAGGCAGAAAAGatgcttctttaaactttgcGAAATCAAAAAGTCACCGTCACCGTAACCACAAACCACTTTCAGTGCCCACAACAAATCAGCAAGAAAGAAATCGAAATTCAGATcactaagaaagaaatctcacAACATTCGCTTCTCACACTTGACAATCAAGAGTGTCTGATAGCGAGAGAGATACATGAACTGCAAGCTGTACCATGGACGAGCCAAATCAGACGAGCCAGACCCCTCGTAAAACATCTCGATTTCAGTCGAGAAAAATACAAATGCAAAATAACTTTTTGTCCCAACTCCAAAATCAACAAGTATACATCAAATAGTTTTCGTTTTTTCTGTgggttttaaataaaaataaagtattcAAGAAAACCCTAGCAAACGGCATCTTCAATTCATTTCACCATCCAAGTACCATATATGTACACGCTACGTGGCGCATTCTCTTCCTCAAGTTCAAAGTTTCGATTCTAATAAAGTATTGACACTGTGTGGCCCAGCGAGATCTTCCATTTCCAATGGCAGCAGAGTGCCTTAGAACTCGAGAACGGTCAAATTCATGAATGTAAATTTGCCCTAAATGGCAATTAATTAGTAGCCACGCCACTAATTTCATCACCCAAAGCGATtattttaatatgtttaacCCTAATGCGATGATCCAAAGCGCGAAAAACGTGGTGACATTATTGCCAGCAGCAATTCTTTATTCAGATTCCTCGAAATGAACGATTAATTAGTCGATGAAATTCTTAAAACTCGGTACTATTACCCTTTGAATTTCTCTATTGAAGAGAAATCATTGTAAAACTGAAAACAATTATCATGTCTTAATTCCTTtttgttattgatttttttttaatgggaAATTTTTTATTAGTTCATTAGGACACATACTTGGGTTTTGGAGATTGTAATAAAactttaaagttaaaaatatgcgatatcaaaatttcaagtttGAAACGACATTTCAAATATGCTACTCAAGTAACAAAATacattttcacaaattaaaaaGGTGATCAATCCCTATATGAGCAAAAGCAAAACATCAACAACTTTTGTCCAGTCTCTATGATGAGACATTGACCCATTTTCTCTCAACAGTTGCACATTCCAAGCTTTTCTTCCCTGGATTTTAAGTTAATGTAGTCTTCTTCTCCATTAATTCATTTCTCTATATTCTTTCGATCGTAGTATCATTTCTCACGTCCAAAGTGTAacagaagtttaaaaatttttgtttGACGTTCAAAATATTCATTGGGTGTCGTATGATTTAAAACATACATATGGTGTTTAGTTCTATTTaactttgcgtatttaacgctgACACCAAACCAGTCTTGGATTAGTGAAATTGGTCCTTCTTACAAAACACATTGAAGGATCGGTTCTAACACCTACGAaagtgcttcaaacacaatattcttcaTGAGTTTCAATagttcgtgttctaagaatgtaaacaccgattaattatatcgaattttgtttaaaccaagcgaaaaatacttgaaataatcattcgttaagaaagctgactaatttgaaaatattttaacttatgtaagcagaataactgaaataaggggATCAATTATTGCATgtatcagttcaattatggtgAAAATTGAACTGATAATAGTTCGAactaatcaaatcagtttgaaaacagtagttaaacagttaagtacataagatatatttatggatgttcggtgACTTCAACTTGTAAGGTCCaagaaattcgaactacgtaacccgATTGTATGCAATCTaaggttttatttaaaatatgtgtttaatgatttttatgcaattCATGCATGATTACTGCATGGTTAGGgtttatttcatgatttttcttAAGTTTCATGCGTTAGGGTGTTTAGATGTATTTCGCGCTAGAACGAGTAACGGAGACTGAGGGGTAaccagaaaaatatttttattgaataattatttttaattatttaatatgagatTTTTTTAAGTATGAATTTTGAAAATGGATATTGGTTGAGTATTTTTACCCGTCGGCTTATATTTTTACCGGTACACAAAATTTAACGATTTAGagaactttttgagggttcggataataatttcaaaaacgtaccaaaacaaCAGCACACTCACGTACAAACAACATCATTTCCTCTTCCTTTCAGCAGCAAGCTTCGGCCCCCAATGTTTTTTCAAGAAAAACTTCTTCCCCGCCTCTCCGGTTCACGTCCCGCGCGTAGTTCTTCGAGTTTTCAAGCATATAATCATTAAGGCACGCATGTAGCCCTTTTTTTCTCTTCATTCATGTCAATATTATgctgaaaaatatgtaaatgcATGAGAATTTACTTATCTAGCATGGGGTCTCGTTTTTAGGCAAACCTTTGACATGAAAGTACATCCTTGTGTTCCATTCTCACGTTTTATTGTgcttgtgcaaggggctgccgatTTTTATGTTTGTTAAGGGGTGTGTAGGCTGTAAACTAAGGTGTCATTATGCTGGAGTCTAGGGTGTTCACGGTTTAGGGGAAGGCCAAAGGGTTATGCTTAGGCGGCTAGGGTTTCGGGTGGTTTGGTGAAGGATTAGGGTAGGCTCGAACGAGGGAGGGTTGCACTAGGCCAAGGTGCAGTCCAGGAGGGTCCAACCTAGGCTTAGAGGAGGTCCATGCTCAGGTGGTCTCGGGTAGAAGAAAGGTACCTAGACTAGGAGCCGTTATTAGTTcgaaggtggctcgggcgcaCGTTTTCTTGGTGATTCTAATGGTGCACGTGCATGGGGCTGAGGGCTGTGCTTAGGTCGATCTAGGAGGGTCCTAAGGTGGGATAGGAAGGGCGGGTCCAAGGCTGGTCCGAGCTGGTAGGGCCTAGAGTCGAAGGGTTACAAGTTTAGTGCACTAGGGTTATCGAGTTTGCATGTACAGAAAGTTCCAGCAACTTTCGGGTACTTTTTGAGGATCATAAGGGGGTCTGAAATAAGTGGTTTTTAGGCTGGACATGTAGTTTTAATTCATATTTCAAGTTGGGAAAAGTTTGGTTGAaattcgggttgattcgggttaaaatcgtgactccggtccaagttttaaaacgaatcgtataagttttgtaacgagctcgagtttacgtctaatgaactattattattatgtttttaggTTTTTTAAGTAGCTTGGTTGGCTTGGGGTCGAAATATTTAGGTCCAGGGATAAAATGGTCATTTAGGGTTTTCAggagcaaaatggtcattttgcacccgggtcgagtttttagtcctggcagcaccCTGGTCACAAACTTAACTTGTTTTTACAGTCTTATGTATCACGTACATGACATTTTATGAAGTTATGAAAAATACGCTgcgtgcttgattttaaggaaaattacgtgtacgcatgattttgataagtgatgaaaatgatgatgtttttgaagaatTAAAGTttgttgtgactgacgatatatgtatacgatgagttgtaagccaaggctcagtggatggaaaatgatgtcgctgatgtccccgccgtcgggtaccacggttatatgtagatggatgcattgaatagagctgatacaaaagtcacaactaacgaactaaattcaattaaagaaaatgaacaagtaaatgatgatatgatgagatgttttgacacgttatgctttTACGATATGCTTACATTTAcatttttaagatcatgaaaggtATTTTTATTATGGTACATTTCATTGTTGCATGCTATGTATACGTAGTTTCTATTAAcattacaggtgtgttgagtctttagactcactaagcgtGAATGTTGCAGGTGAGCATACTGATGAGTAGGCTGAAGGCGCTGAAGTCTGAGTAGGCgtggctggatgtgcgcacgtgaacccgaggaccataaattttccgcacatcacgatTTGATATAGGAGTGGACATGATTATTTTGTACGCTGtgttttgacatgttgatgGTTGTGAGGATTTTTACTTGGTTcatatttgcattattttaaaacgtAAGTCAGGGTTTGACGATTTGTCTATTTTAAACTGCTGCATTTTTATCTGTCATTGGATTACATCTATTTTTGAAAGATGATATTTTCAGcagtattgcatgcatgcataatttattaaattttcgagtttgagcttgtaaaaaaaaattagtagcatTTTTAAGCAGtagacatttcagttggtatcaaagaAAGGGTCATGtgtagggttgtgccaccgccaacttctgcagctcagttttcaatcctcaagtctgtaagcttttatgttttaaatgttttaaatattttattgctatcacctgcatgattGCATGTTATACATTTTACAGCgatttacagtacatgtttagaTGTTTTCATGgtttaaggattaaatgttttgaaaattagattaaattgcatgatgtgttacgtttagaatttggactgtattcagatatcatgGCAGACGCGCGCCCCTAGCACAGATCATTATGATGATACTTCAAGAGATGATAGAGGCTTTCCACCTCCACCGCCGCCGCCATTTGATGCAGCTACTCGAGTTCTCGAGGGCATGGCTAGACTTCTAGAGCAAGCGCATCAGGCTCCTCGACCACAGACAGACATTTATGAGCAGTTTCGACGGCTCAATCCGAAAGAGTTCGGGGGTAATACTGACCCTTTCGTAGCGGTGCGTTGTATTCGGTCTTTGAAGCTACACTTCTAGTACTTGCAGATGATGGATGGTGACTAGGTCAGGTGCGCCACTTATATGTTGAGACATGATGCGTCCATTTGGTGGGAGAGAGCAGCGCATGGGTAGAACTTGGCTACCCTCACATGGGATCAGTTCAAGAAGGTGTTCTACGGTAAGTATTTTCCAGAAGATGTTAGGGGCCACCTgacgagggagttcatgagtctccgtcaTGTGGACTCGACTATGGCCGACTTTATCAGGAAGTTTGACaggggctgccattttgtgcccctaattgcgggagatgccgcccagaagcagaggcattttatggatgtcTTGTGACCCATGTTGCGCCGGGACGTTATGCTGATGAGACCGGCGAGCTATGGTGAGGCCACTGCTTGTGCCTTTCAGGCGGAGCAGGCCCCGAGGAACATTGATTTTGAGTTGTAGAAGAAGAGATCTCACGCCCATTCCAGCTCCCAGCCACATAAAAAACAGTTCACGGGGCCACCGAGACATCAAGGGCAGAAGAAGCCCCAATGACAGATTAAGAGGCCTGGTCAGCAGAGGCCACCACAGGTACCAGGGGCTTCGAAGCCGGCAGAGGGGCAACCATGCAACCAATGCAACCAGTTCCAACTCAGAATATGTTTATGGGGAACCTACAAATGTTTCATATGCGAGCAGGAGGGTCACAAGACAGCAGATTGCCTTAAGAACAAGGGCCccattgtaacgtccgaaaaaccaacctacgtaaaccgcatgcaggcaaaattattttaattgcttaattgttttatttaattgcttttaaatgctagcatgataattattatatgattaaatatgtgATGGCATgatttaaatgataatatggcatgatttcatgaaattaatgattttacacgaatattcgataatagggaGGGGAAAAGAGACCAGTGacaaccaagacaagaatatgtatttttaattaaataatggcgaggcttcctaatatgatttaaaaatga
The Primulina tabacum isolate GXHZ01 chromosome 9, ASM2559414v2, whole genome shotgun sequence DNA segment above includes these coding regions:
- the LOC142555009 gene encoding protein SPA1-RELATED 4-like isoform X1, which codes for MKGSSEGAWQSSDSCRELSSSSLRNRELSDSSRGLNSNLRNLRGSTNRFSRDTASHDYGFIPVRKGREKALWPRIHNYSTPVGADDGDEVRGPVVKALECNNVSLRHWLDNPQRAVNALECFHIYSQIVDIVNEAHSHGNVVQNVRPSCFVMSSFNHVSFVEAVSFSEPEHRSNSRTAEIKCSSWSLDSFSYHSSGSLKGTPGPWLASNPVNADSRLNSETNCLQSNSAQVMHSLEDISSAQTGDEKHSFSMKQMMLMESNWYSSPEEIVGDPISGASDIYRLGVLLFELFYTSASLEEKCTTMENLRHRVFPSQLLLKWPKEVSFCLWLLHPEPSNRPKISELLRSYFLNSPRDVLDEQEAIIDLPEKIEEQELLLEFLMLLQQRKHDASDSLSETIAFIAEDVEEVTKLQTGLRLKGDLELKLDKSTHSSSDLMKVAPHDDFGSSGSRKRTRQEFYTEPDDSNCIETRGGDQGSILSRSSRLMKNFQKLESAYYSTRRRDVKATSLPLPRHSLVSSDGKRSAVVTERSCLTNPRSKEMRNERGKSGWINTFLEGLCKYLSFSMLKVKADLKQGDLLNSSNLICSLSFDRDGEFFATAGVSKKIKVFEYNSILNGDRDIRYPVVEMASGTKLSSVCWSGYIKSQIASSNFEGVVQVWDATRSQIFLEMKEHERRVWSVDFSMADPTMLASGSDDGSVKLWNINQGASVGTIKTKANVCCVQFPSDSAHCLAFGSADHRIYYYDLRNSKMPLCTLVGHHKTVSYVKFIDSTTLVSASTDNTLKLWDLSMCNSRVLDCPMQSFTGHLNVKNFVGLSVSEGFIATGSETNEVFVYHKALPMPALSCKFNSSDAFSVDEVDDSTQFVSSVCWRGQSSTLVAANSMGHIKVLEMA
- the LOC142555009 gene encoding protein SPA1-RELATED 3-like isoform X2, with the translated sequence MKGSSEGAWQSSDSCRELSSSSLRNRELSDSSRGLNSNLRNLRGSTNRFSRDTASHDYGFIPVRKGREKALWPRIHNYSTPVGADDGDEVRGPVVKALECNNVSLRHWLDNPQRAVNALECFHIYSQIVDIVNEAHSHGNVVQNVRPSCFVMSSFNHVSFVEAVSFSEPEHRSNSRTAEIKCSSWSLDSFSYHSSGSLKGTPGPWLASNPVNADSRLNSETNCLQSNSAQVMHSLEDISSAQTGDEKHSFSMKQMMLMESNWYSSPEEIVGDPISGASDIYRLGVLLFELFYTSASLEEKCTTMENLRHRVFPSQLLLKWPKEVSFCLWLLHPEPSNRPKISELLRSYFLNSPRDVLDEQEAIIDLPEKIEEQELLLEFLMLLQQRKHDASDSLSETIAFIAEDVEEVTKLQTGLRLKGDLELKLDKSTHSSSDLMKVAPHDDFGSSGSRKRTRQEFYTEPDDSNCIETRGGDQGSILSRSSRLMKNFQKLESAYYSTRRRDVKATSLPLPRHSLVSSDGKRSAVVTERSCLTNPRSKEMRNERGKSGWINTFLEGLCKYLSFSMLKVKADLKQGDLLNSSNLICSLSFDRDGEFFATAGVSKKIKVFEYNSILNGDRDIRYPVVEMASGTKLSSVCWSGYIKSQIASSNFEGVVQVWDATRSQIFLEMKEHERRVWSVDFSMADPTMLASGSDDGSVKLWNINQAILFLHLVDVSFETKRSKCRYY